The following proteins come from a genomic window of Trueperaceae bacterium:
- a CDS encoding trypsin-like peptidase domain-containing protein: MTTSLRGVASLLTRLLLLTMLLLSGSCRSQDSGGGHAEDAAAVGTALGNDEIALIDEAGRDFAERRVMDVYDQVAPSVVTITTTVVQLSFFFEPVPAEGAGSGFVVDDEGRIVTNFHVIEGAQRIEVTFSDGTTVPARIVGVDPINDLAVLQVEAHGLELRPVELGSSEDLEVGQRAIAIGNPFGQFGQSLTTGVVSALDRTLRGAEDRQITGVIQTDAAINRGNSGGPLLDSAGRVIGVNTAIFSPTGTSAGLGFAIPVDTVKRVLPELIEFGRYRHPWLGIDGAYTLSEGLARVLDLPVEQGLLLVQLREGSPLDIAGVRGAQRQAVLGNTRVFLGGDIVTAVDGRAVTTRGELRTYLESNYRVGDELEVTIVRGSVERQLSVVLAEQPQ, from the coding sequence ATGACGACCTCCCTCAGAGGCGTTGCCTCGCTCCTGACCCGCCTCCTGTTGCTGACCATGCTGCTCCTCTCTGGCTCGTGCCGTTCCCAGGACTCGGGCGGAGGTCACGCAGAGGATGCTGCCGCCGTCGGCACTGCCCTCGGCAACGATGAGATCGCTCTGATCGACGAGGCGGGCAGGGATTTCGCCGAGCGGCGCGTCATGGATGTCTACGACCAGGTCGCACCATCGGTGGTCACTATCACTACCACGGTGGTCCAGCTCTCCTTCTTCTTCGAGCCGGTACCGGCCGAAGGCGCAGGCAGCGGCTTCGTCGTAGATGACGAAGGCAGGATCGTCACCAACTTTCACGTGATAGAGGGGGCCCAGCGGATCGAAGTGACCTTCTCCGACGGAACTACCGTTCCGGCCAGGATCGTAGGCGTCGACCCGATCAACGACCTGGCCGTGCTCCAGGTAGAAGCCCACGGGCTGGAACTCCGCCCGGTCGAGCTGGGTTCCTCGGAGGACCTCGAGGTGGGGCAGAGGGCGATCGCTATCGGGAATCCCTTCGGCCAGTTCGGGCAGTCGCTCACCACCGGTGTGGTGAGCGCTCTGGACCGGACGCTGCGGGGCGCCGAGGACCGTCAGATCACCGGCGTAATCCAGACGGACGCCGCGATCAATCGCGGCAACTCGGGCGGTCCGCTACTCGACAGCGCCGGCAGGGTGATCGGCGTGAATACCGCGATATTCAGCCCGACGGGGACCAGCGCCGGCCTTGGGTTCGCCATACCCGTCGATACAGTCAAACGGGTCCTGCCCGAACTCATCGAGTTCGGACGGTATCGCCACCCGTGGTTGGGGATCGACGGGGCATACACCCTGAGCGAGGGGCTTGCCCGCGTGCTCGACCTCCCGGTCGAGCAGGGCCTGCTGCTGGTGCAGCTGCGAGAAGGCTCGCCGCTCGATATCGCCGGGGTCAGGGGCGCTCAGCGGCAAGCGGTTCTTGGCAACACCAGAGTCTTCCTGGGTGGCGACATCGTTACGGCCGTTGACGGCCGGGCGGTGACCACCCGCGGTGAACTGCGCACCTACCTGGAGAGCAACTACAGGGTCGGGGACGAACTCGAGGTGACGATTGTCAGGGGGAGCGTCGAACGGCAGCTGAGCGTCGTGCTGGCGGAGCAGCCGCAGTAG
- a CDS encoding serine hydrolase domain-containing protein produces the protein MSRAEAQEVEQRLEDALDELKSGRGIEHAVLAVEKVNEGFAWAGARGDARPGGPPMTPGTPYYIASIDKLFTAVVTLRLHERGTLDINASIAEYLDRSIIEGLNRWQGRDLSEQITLRNLLSHTSGLANYLEDRPKDGRPLIDLLSKEGDRAWSLAQVAARVRDELRPHFPPQQTASRRQKIRYSDTNYALLHGVIESATGAELHAVFEEELFEPLRLDHTWMAGWPRAAGREEETASLWVGNRPMEIPLAMRSLHGIFSNSRDQLSFMRAYATEALFESPDTKRLMQAQWNRFGFPLDAAALRAPSWPIEYGLGVKRFALPRLLTGGKPIPPLFGHSGSTGTWLFHCPELDLLIAGAVDQVTAGALPYRFLPKVVRIFRN, from the coding sequence ATGAGCCGAGCCGAAGCCCAGGAAGTGGAGCAGCGCCTCGAGGACGCGCTCGACGAGTTGAAAAGCGGACGCGGCATCGAGCACGCCGTACTCGCCGTAGAGAAGGTGAACGAGGGCTTCGCCTGGGCCGGTGCGAGAGGAGACGCTCGCCCGGGTGGTCCTCCCATGACCCCGGGCACCCCCTACTACATCGCCAGCATCGACAAGCTTTTCACCGCGGTGGTCACGCTCCGACTCCACGAGCGCGGAACTCTCGATATCAACGCATCGATCGCCGAGTACCTCGACCGCTCCATCATCGAGGGTCTCAACCGTTGGCAGGGGCGCGACCTGTCGGAGCAGATCACGCTCCGCAACCTGCTGTCGCATACCTCGGGGCTGGCGAACTATCTGGAGGACAGACCGAAAGATGGTCGGCCTCTGATCGACCTTCTCAGCAAGGAGGGCGACCGGGCCTGGTCGCTCGCACAGGTGGCGGCGCGGGTGCGCGACGAACTCCGCCCGCACTTCCCACCGCAGCAGACTGCTTCGAGGCGGCAGAAGATCCGCTACAGCGATACGAACTACGCGCTGCTCCACGGTGTAATCGAGTCGGCAACCGGTGCCGAACTCCATGCCGTCTTCGAGGAGGAGTTGTTCGAGCCGCTGCGCCTCGACCACACCTGGATGGCTGGCTGGCCCCGGGCGGCAGGCAGGGAGGAGGAGACGGCGTCGCTCTGGGTCGGGAACCGGCCCATGGAGATCCCTCTGGCGATGCGCTCGCTGCACGGCATCTTCAGCAACAGTCGCGACCAGCTCAGCTTCATGCGCGCCTACGCGACGGAAGCGCTGTTCGAGTCGCCTGACACGAAACGTCTGATGCAGGCGCAGTGGAACCGCTTCGGCTTCCCGCTCGACGCGGCCGCCCTCCGCGCTCCAAGCTGGCCCATCGAGTACGGCCTGGGAGTCAAGCGTTTCGCGCTGCCGCGGCTGCTCACAGGAGGCAAGCCGATTCCGCCGCTCTTCGGTCATAGCGGTTCGACGGGCACCTGGCTCTTCCACTGTCCCGAGCTCGACCTGCTCATCGCCGGCGCCGTAGATCAGGTGACCGCCGGGGCCCTGCCGTACCGCTTCCTGCCGAAGGTCGTTCGAATATTCCGCAACTGA
- a CDS encoding glycoside hydrolase family 15 protein — MSDPAARYKPIEEYGVIGNLRTVALVGRDGSMDWCCLPELDRPSIFAAILDSRKGGRFRVAPVGAERGEQRYLDDTNVLRTEFRTERGEVEVTDFMPLNESIVGAGDPYTSPTIYRSVECTGGEVDLEIEWSPRFDYARSRTRLEVRGEAVVARSEDELAVLAGLPPSARPETDGSELRARLTLRAGEMLPLVMHYGAERARADRETVARLLSRTVDVWREWVDSRTETGRLEGFEPEWRPLVARAELTLKLLTHPDTGAIAAAATTSLPERIGGVRNWDYRYCWIRDSAFTAQALFSLGHHDAALDFLEWTARVAMTEGQKKPHLQIMYGLHGETELDEVELDHLEGYRCSQPVRIGNAAAGQEQHDIYGELLASAFEFVRHGGELDDPVTGFLSKVADRASAVWRQPDAGIWEVRGGPQHFVYSKVMCWVALDRAVTLARKFGLPGDVSRWERERDEIKRVVLAEGYDEERRSFVQTFGSQALDASNLLIPVMGFLPFDDLRVQNTIDRTLEELTSEGVVYRYHADDGLPGREGAFGLTTFWLVDALTLSGRHEKALELFEGMLGRANHLGLYAEEFDPETGAFLGNFPQGFSHIGLINSALYLSRSRGRKAPAPAPVGTKEHGEELEHESESAL, encoded by the coding sequence GTGAGCGACCCAGCTGCGAGGTACAAGCCGATCGAAGAGTACGGGGTCATAGGCAACCTGCGAACGGTCGCCCTGGTGGGCCGGGACGGCTCGATGGACTGGTGCTGCCTGCCGGAGCTCGACCGGCCAAGCATCTTCGCCGCCATCCTGGACAGCCGCAAGGGCGGACGGTTCCGGGTGGCGCCGGTCGGAGCGGAGCGCGGCGAGCAGCGTTACCTGGATGACACCAACGTCTTGCGGACCGAATTCAGGACGGAGCGCGGGGAGGTCGAGGTTACCGACTTCATGCCCCTCAACGAATCGATCGTAGGTGCGGGCGACCCCTATACGAGTCCCACCATCTACCGGTCGGTCGAGTGCACCGGGGGCGAGGTCGACCTCGAGATCGAGTGGTCCCCTCGCTTCGATTACGCCCGGTCGCGCACGCGCCTCGAGGTTCGTGGCGAGGCCGTCGTCGCCAGAAGCGAGGACGAGCTCGCGGTCCTGGCAGGCTTGCCCCCTTCGGCGCGGCCGGAAACGGACGGGAGCGAGTTGCGGGCGCGCTTGACGCTGAGAGCGGGGGAAATGCTCCCGCTCGTGATGCACTACGGCGCCGAACGTGCCCGAGCGGACCGTGAAACGGTCGCGAGGTTGCTGTCGCGAACGGTGGACGTCTGGCGCGAGTGGGTGGACTCGCGTACCGAAACGGGACGCCTCGAAGGGTTCGAACCGGAGTGGCGGCCACTCGTCGCCAGGGCCGAACTCACGCTCAAGCTCCTCACCCACCCCGATACCGGAGCCATCGCGGCGGCGGCGACCACGTCGTTGCCGGAGCGGATCGGCGGCGTGCGCAACTGGGACTACCGCTACTGCTGGATCCGTGACTCGGCGTTCACCGCTCAGGCGCTATTCTCACTGGGCCACCACGACGCTGCCCTCGACTTCCTCGAATGGACCGCGCGCGTCGCGATGACCGAGGGGCAGAAGAAGCCACACCTGCAGATCATGTACGGCCTGCACGGCGAGACGGAACTCGACGAGGTCGAGCTGGACCATCTGGAAGGGTATCGCTGCTCCCAACCGGTGCGGATCGGCAACGCAGCGGCCGGCCAGGAACAGCACGACATCTACGGCGAGCTGTTGGCATCGGCGTTCGAGTTCGTTCGCCACGGTGGTGAACTGGACGATCCGGTCACCGGCTTCCTGTCGAAGGTCGCCGACAGGGCGAGCGCGGTGTGGAGGCAGCCCGATGCCGGCATCTGGGAGGTGCGGGGCGGTCCGCAACACTTCGTCTACTCCAAGGTGATGTGCTGGGTGGCGCTCGACCGGGCGGTCACGCTGGCAAGGAAGTTCGGCTTGCCCGGCGACGTCTCTCGCTGGGAACGTGAGCGGGACGAGATAAAGCGTGTGGTCCTGGCGGAGGGGTACGACGAGGAGCGGCGTTCATTCGTGCAGACGTTCGGTTCGCAGGCTCTGGACGCCTCCAACCTGCTGATCCCGGTGATGGGGTTCCTGCCGTTCGACGATCTCCGCGTACAGAACACGATCGACCGTACGCTCGAGGAGTTGACTTCGGAGGGCGTCGTCTACCGCTACCACGCCGACGACGGTCTGCCGGGTCGCGAGGGCGCATTCGGCCTCACGACTTTCTGGCTGGTAGACGCGCTTACCCTCTCCGGTCGTCACGAGAAGGCGCTCGAGTTGTTCGAGGGGATGTTGGGTCGGGCGAACCACCTGGGCCTCTACGCGGAGGAGTTCGACCCCGAAACGGGCGCGTTCCTGGGGAACTTCCCGCAAGGCTTCAGCCACATCGGATTGATCAACAGCGCGCTCTACCTGAGCCGCAGTCGCGGCCGTAAGGCGCCGGCACCCGCACCGGTGGGGACCAAGGAGCACGGCGAGGAACTCGAGCACGAGAGCGAATCGGCCCTATGA
- a CDS encoding DinB family protein — protein sequence MSEPLAGPPSATLERLISDEGMEFTPFSRALNGIAWPVASARPGGSPHSIADILGHMRFWQRRLLGLTADGEPRPVGHAEEGWPHVEEAQWNGLVDSYLAGLAELRAVAGDPALLARRVVEGRDTSVGYQLTSHFAHEAHHLGQIILLRRMQGDWPPAGGGDTW from the coding sequence ATGAGTGAACCCCTGGCCGGACCCCCTTCCGCGACTCTCGAACGGCTCATATCCGACGAGGGGATGGAGTTCACTCCGTTCTCCCGAGCTCTGAACGGCATCGCCTGGCCGGTAGCGTCCGCCCGCCCGGGCGGATCTCCACACTCGATCGCCGACATCCTCGGGCACATGCGCTTCTGGCAGCGCCGCCTCCTGGGCCTCACAGCAGACGGCGAGCCCAGGCCCGTCGGCCACGCCGAAGAGGGCTGGCCGCATGTGGAGGAGGCGCAGTGGAACGGGCTCGTCGATAGCTATTTGGCGGGCCTGGCCGAACTGCGCGCGGTCGCAGGCGATCCGGCCCTACTGGCAAGGCGAGTGGTGGAGGGCCGCGATACCTCGGTGGGCTACCAACTCACGAGCCACTTCGCTCACGAGGCCCACCACCTGGGTCAGATAATCCTCCTCCGAAGGATGCAGGGAGACTGGCCTCCCGCTGGCGGCGGAGACACCTGGTAG
- a CDS encoding HTH domain-containing protein, with product MADTRRQLMQKLLEYKPAGLTIGELSDELGITRTAVQQHIVGLERDGLVAPVESRSTGGRPSRSYGLTDRGYEGFPRNYALLAQGLLETAAEALGEEGVERLLGQMAERIADGVGDRSFPPGSAERLHAVLGVMNELGYEATALPEEEGIAAANCVYHKLARQTRAVCRYDVKLLSLLMGRPVAHTGCMLDGRSRCTFALVEEGQADE from the coding sequence ATGGCTGATACGCGCAGGCAACTGATGCAGAAACTGCTGGAGTACAAGCCGGCCGGCCTCACGATCGGCGAGCTGAGCGACGAACTGGGGATCACGCGCACCGCCGTCCAGCAGCACATCGTGGGACTCGAACGCGATGGCCTCGTGGCCCCGGTCGAGAGTCGAAGCACTGGAGGCCGGCCCAGCCGTTCGTATGGGCTCACGGACAGGGGATACGAAGGCTTCCCACGCAACTACGCGCTGCTGGCACAGGGTTTGCTGGAAACTGCGGCCGAAGCGCTCGGCGAAGAGGGTGTCGAGCGGCTGCTGGGGCAGATGGCCGAGCGTATCGCGGACGGTGTGGGTGACAGGAGCTTCCCGCCCGGAAGCGCGGAGCGGCTGCACGCCGTACTCGGCGTGATGAACGAGCTGGGCTACGAGGCGACCGCGCTGCCTGAAGAGGAGGGCATCGCAGCCGCCAACTGCGTCTACCACAAACTCGCGCGACAGACGCGCGCCGTCTGCCGTTACGACGTGAAGCTGCTCTCGTTGCTCATGGGTCGACCGGTCGCCCATACTGGCTGCATGCTCGACGGTCGAAGCCGCTGCACGTTCGCCCTCGTCGAGGAGGGCCAGGCGGATGAGTGA